The Pongo pygmaeus isolate AG05252 chromosome 7, NHGRI_mPonPyg2-v2.0_pri, whole genome shotgun sequence DNA segment TGGCCAGTGGGTGCAAATTTAGCCACATTCTGCTGTGTTAATTGTACTCCCTACAGAACTGTAGAGTCTCCCTTCCCTTACAGAGTTCCTCCACTCATGTAACCCCAACACACATGTTCACACGtgtgcacacgcatgcacacacacacactactgaGCATTCACAGGAGATTTTAGCATACCTCATCACTGAGCTGCAGTTCCCAAGAGATAGCCTCCCTACAGTTAATTTAATTTGtgatgctgggtgtggtggctcacacctgtaatcctggcactttgggagatggaggcaagtggatggcttgagcccaggagttcgagaccagcctgggcaacagggtgaaatcctgtctttgcaaaaaaaaaaaaaaagttagtcaggcatagtggcttatgcgtGTGGTCCCaacttcttgggaggctaaggcaggaaaatcgcttgaactgggaggcagaggttgcagtgagccgagatcgcgccattgcactccagcctgggcaacagagcaagaccccatctcaaaaaaaaaaaaaaaaaaaaaacctttctgcCTTGATGGAGCTTCTGTTCTTGAATGGTGCTGTCCAATAGGACTTCCTATGATAGAAATGTCCTTCACTGTATTAGACAATAGCCACCAGCCACAGTTGCTTCTTGAGCACTGGGAATGTGGCTAGTACGACTGTGGTACTGAATTTTTAATcctatttaattttaactaaacTCAAaaggccacatgtggccagtggctaccatattgggcaGAATGGTTCTGCACAGAGATACAAATGATAAACAAGTGGATAGACACTTGCTCCTCTTTTAACCACAAAACATCGAAGTATGATGTGAGCTATTGAGGAGTGCTGTGAAGAAAGCCACGCAGGGTGAGGAAATAGAGAGTGCTGAGGAGGCATTGTTTTGCAGAGGGGCAGCTATCAGCAAAAGCCTCTCTGTGGGAGGGTGACTTTTCAATGGAGACCTGAAAACCAAGCGGTTCTCGGGGTGGGATGTTCTGGTAGAGGTGCTATGAGGGGAATGAGGTCCTGACAGAGCCACTGGAGCGTGAAGGGTGGCGGGAGAGGGGAGCCGGGGCCAGAGCCTGCCAGGTCTTGGTGGTGCCATTGCTGGAGATGAACTCTGGAGGCGTGAAAAGTATTGGAGAGGTGAGATCAAGACTCTGAAGATCACGGCAGGCGGAGGCTGGAGGTGGCGGTTTGGGCATGGTCAATAAAAAGAAACGGCTGCCCTCTTCTCTGGTTTACCCCTGTCCTCTCCTCGCCGCTGCCTGAGGGGCCCGCACCCCACTGCTGATGAATTTGACCAGCCTACACATGCCAGTGCTTTCATCTTAGAGGGGCCAGGTTCTGGGTTCACTAGCGGGGGAATGGCcctttccccagccctgcccaagTGTGTCACCTGAGCTCCTAAGCAGGTGGGCGTGGGCCTAGACTCTCAAGAGTTGTTTGTGAAAATAAGTTCTTCACTTTGGCCTTTATGCCCTCTCTTCAgtgggactcaaacccaggccCATGGGAGGGGCCAGAGATGATATGCCATctcctgccttcccttccctttccttccttttcctagaGGTCTGGGATCTTTGTTTCAAAACATGTCTCCTGCCTCCTTTAGCCCATCAGCTCTCCATTCTCGGTTCTGGGTTCTGTTAACCTAATAAGCAAATTGTTCCTGTACTTCCAAATCATCATTTGTTTAATTCAGTTCCAATCAAAATTCTAATAGAATTTTATCTCACAGGAGATATTGATTCATGAGACTAGATTATCAAAATAACCAAGAACTGTTTTGCGAAAAGAAAGAGTAATGAGGAGGAACTCTACTAGATATAAAAATGTACTCTAAACATACAAAAGTTCTTTTAGAAGCAAGGCATAAGTGCAGTACTCAATAGCTAGATCAATACACAGACTAGATAACCCAGAACCAACCCTAGTAGATATAAAGTTTGTGTATGATAaaggaggtttctcaaaaattagttagaaagaaaataataatgcatgCTGCTGAGATGGTTGGTAACTCTGAAGAAAAATTGTTAGAATTGTGTCTTACAGCTTAACCCAAGATAAATTCAATACCAGATGAgttaaatgcaaaaaataaagttaaaatattctTAAGAAAATGTAGATTAATATATTTCAGCTATCAAGACAGGGAATcactttctaaatataaaatcacaatgaaagaggctacaagagaaaaaaattggtaaatctattagctaaaaatgaaaatttctacatgttaaacattaaaaaaatataatatgcACAACTAATAGGTAAATGatagggccagatgcagtggctcatgcctgtaatcccagcactttgggaggccgaggcaggcagatcacctgaggtcaggagttcaagaccagcctgaccaatatggagaaaccccatctctactaaaaatacaaaattagcctggcgtggtggcgcatgcctataatccagctacgcaggaggctgaggcaggagaattgtttgaacccgggaggcagaggttgcggtaagccaagaccacgccattatgctccagcctgggccacaagagcaaaactatctcaaaagaaaaaaaggtaaatgatAGACTGGGAAAAGTTTTGCAACAAACTTAGTAAAGCATTAGTATTATTTATGTAAAGAGAACTCTTgcaaattcataataaaaactactgaatatctaaatataaaaatgacataagcagacaattcacaaaagaatataaatagtgAGCAAATCTTTGAAAACAATCCAACCTTATTGTCAATCAAGAAAAGCATACAAGCATATTAAAACAGTTTTCTTGGCACCCGcccatgatcccagcactttgggagacagaagcacgtggataacttgagcccaggtgttggagaccagcctggacaacatggcaaaacccctggacaacatggcaaaaccctgtctctactaaaaataaaaattaaatgattagttgggcatggtggtgtgtgcctatagttccagctgctcgggaggctgaggcaggaggattgcttgagcccaggagatagaggctgcagtgagctagaattgtgccactgcgctccatcctgggtgacagagccagaccctgtctcagaaacaaacaaaaatccaaaaaactgTTTTTCCCTATGTAATCAGCAAGGCTTTTTAACGGTAGTATTTTACGTAGGCTGCATTGTGAGTCAAGCCGTCTCATACACTACCAAAGAAAAGGCCAATTGAGGCCAAAACTCTGCCATATATATGGGTCAAGAAAACCACTTCCAGGCATCCATCCAAAGGTAGTTATCAGAAATAAGGATTAAGGATATTCACTGCAGTTTTGTTGGTAagagccaaaaactggaaataaatgtCCAACAAAAGTCTAGTtgctataaaaaaaagaatgagtttatgtcctttgcagggacatggatgaagctggaagccatcattctcagcaaactaacacaggaacagaaaaccaaacaccgcatgttctcactcataagtgggagttgaacaatgaaaacacatggacacagggaggggaacatcacacactggggcctgttgggggatgggggacaaGGATAGGGAGAGCATTCggacaaatacctaatgaatGCAGGgcctaaaacctagatgacgggttgatgggtgcagcaaaccaccatggcacatgtctacctatgtaacaaacctgcatgttctgcacatgtgtcccagaacttaaaatttaaaaaaagtccaATGGCTGAACATATCATGTGTAGTCTATCCCTACGGTGTAATAACATGCGTTATAGGGATATACCACACATGATGATTTCATCACGTGATgaaacaatgatttttaaaatcattattttgctCACTATTTATGGAAATGGGAAACTGTTTAAGTGAGATGAACTATAAAACTGCAATATTGGGGGGggtgattgctttttttttcttttatacttttctgcattttctggattttctatcgTGATTTTGCTTTTATGATAAGCAAAATGTTCGTATCTGTTTTCTAGCACCTGAATAAATTTCACTTGCCAGCCCCGGGGACACATCTGGCTTCCGAGGTACCAAATCTAAAAGTGGCTTGCAAGCACACCATCTGCGACGTTCCTTCTCACTGCTTCAGAGGATTTTAGTGCCTGTCTACCTTTCCTGTATTCCTTTGTCTCTAAACATGAAATGGTGACCCTCATCCATGTTTGCTTGGTTTGGGCCTGTTTTCACCTCCTtccaaaaaaggaagagaagaagaatgtGATTTTTCGTGTTTATAAGCATTTTCACGCCGTCTGTGCATACATAGGTGTTCGATTTGGGTGCCTGTTGGGATGGGTCATGGGAAAACTCATAAAGAAGTGCCAGTTTCTTTTGCGTTGTGAAGAGACATTGACCTTGTCTTCGTTCTTGTCCACAGATATGATGCTTCCTGGTGTGTATAGCGGTTGGTGCCATTGCAATTTTCTGTGCTGAAATCATTCTAAAAACTCAAACAGTAGACTTCAGCACACAAGGAAAGCCAAAGCCATTTAAGGGGGAATAAAGCCAAAAGCCTTTCACCTTATTCGTTCCAAGAATCTCACCGCCCCCTCCTTACCCCCCTCCAAAAATAAACCATTGCACACAGACAGGCAGCATGGCTAGCAAACGAAAATCTACAACTCCATGCATGGTTCGGACATCACAAGTAGTAGAACAAGATGTGCCCGAGGAGGTAGACAGGGCCAAAGAGAAAGGAATCGGCACACCACAGCCTGACGTGGCCAAGGACAGTTGGGCAGCAGAacttgaaaactcttccaaagaaaatgaagtgaTAGAGGTGAAATCTATGGGGGAAAGCCAGTCCAAAAAACTCCAAGGTGGTTATGAGTGCAAATACTGCCCCTACTCCACGCAAAACCTGAACGAGTTCACGGAGCACGTTGACATGCAGCATCCCAATGTGATTCTCAACCCCCTCTACGTGTGTGCAGAATGTAACTTCACAACCAAAAAGTACGACTCCCTGTCCGACCACAACTCCAAGTTCCATCCTGGGGAGGCCAACTTCAAGCTGAAGTTAATTAAACGCAATAATCAAACTGTCTTGGAACAGTCCATCGAAGCCACCAACCATGTCGTGTCCATCACCACCAGCGGCCCTGGAACTGGTGACAGTGATTCTGGGATCTCGGTGAGTAAAACCCCCATCATGAAGCCTGGAAAACCAAAAGCGGATGCCAAGAAGGTGCCCAAGAAGCCTGAAGAGATCACCCCCGAGAACCACGTGGAAGGGACCGCCCGCCTGGTGACAGACACAGCTGAGATCCTCTCGAGACTCGGCGGTGTGGAGCTCCTCCAAGACACATTAGGACACGTCATGCCTTCTGTACAGCTGCCACCAAATATCAACCTTGTGCCCAAGGTCCCCGTCCCACTAAATACTACCAAATACAACTCTGCCCTGGATACAAATGCCACGATGATCAACTCTTTCAACAAGTTTCCTTACCCAACCCAGGCTGAGTTGTCCTGGCTGACAGCTGCCTCCAAACACCCAGAGGAGCACATCAGAATCTGGTTTGCCACCCAGCGCTTAAAGCATGGCATCAGCTGGTCCccagaagaggtggaggaggccCGGAAGAAGATGTTCAACGGCACCATACAGTCAGTACCCCCGACCATCACTGTGCTGCCCGCCCAGTTGGCCCCCACAAAGGTGACGCAGCCCATCCTCCAGACGGCTCTACCGTGCCAGATCCTCGGCCAGACTAGCCTGGTGCTGACTCAGGTGACCAGCGGGTCGACAACCGTCTCTTGCTCCCCCATCACGCTTGCCGTGGCAGGAGTCACCAACCACGGCCAGAAGAGACCCTTGGTGACTCCCCAAGCTGCCCCCGAACCCAAGCGTCCACACATCGCTCAGGTGCCAGAGCCCCCACCCAAGGTGGCCAACCCCCCACTCACGCCAGCCAGTGACCGCAAGAAGACAAAGGAGCAGATAGCACATCTCAAGGCCAGCTTTCTCCAGAGCCAGTTCCCTGACGATGCTGAGGTTTACCGGCTCATCGAGGTGACTGGCCTTGCCAGGAGCGAGATCAAGAAGTGGTTCAGTGACCACCGGTATCGGTGTCAAAGGGGCATCGTCCACATCACCAGCGAATCCCTTGCCAAAGAGCAGTTGGCCATCGCAGCCTCCCGACACGGTCGCACGTACCACGCGTACCCAGACTTTGCCCCCCAGAAGTTCAAAGAGAAAACACAGGGTCAGGTTAAAATCTTGGAAGACAGCTTTTTGAAAAGTTCTTTTCCTACCCAAGCAGAACTGGATCGGCTAAGGGTGGAGACCAAGCTGAGCAGGAGAGAGATCGACTCCTGGTTCTCGGAGAGGCGGAAGCTTCGAGACAGCATGGAACAAGCTGTCTTGGATTCCATGGGGTCTGGCAAAAAAGGCCAAGATGTGGGAGCCCCCAACGGTGCTCTGTCTCGACTCGACCAGCTCTCCGGTGCCCAGTTAACCAGTTCTCTGCCCAGCCCTTCGCCAGCAATTGCAAAAAGTCAAGAACAGGTTCATCTCCTGAGGAGCACGTTTGCAAGAACCCAGTGGCCTACTCCCCAGGAGTACGACCAGTTAGCGGCCAAGACTGGCCTGGTCCGAACTGAGATTGTACGTTGGTTCAAGGAGAACAGATGCTTGCTGAAAACGGGAACCGTGAAGTGGATGGAGCAGTATCAGCACCAGCCCGTGGCAGATGATCACGGCTACGATGCCGTAGCAAGGAAAGCAACAAAACCCATGGCCGAGAGCCCAAAGAACGGGGGTGACGTGGTTCCACAATATTACAAGGACCCCAAAAAGCTCTGCGAAGAGGACTTGGAGAAGTTGGTGCCCAGGGTAAAGGTAGGCAGCGAGCCAGCAAAAGACTGTTTGCCAGCAAAGCCCTCAGAGGCCACCTCAGACCCGTCAGAGGGCAGCAGCCGGGACGGCCAGGGCAGCGACGAGAACGAGGAGTCAAGCGTTGTGGATTACGTGGAGGTGACGGTCGGGGAGGAGGATGCCATCTCAGATAGATCAGATAGCTGGAGTCAGGCTGCAGCAGAAGGCGTGGCGGAACTGGCTGAATCGGACTCCGACTGTGTCCCTGCAGAAGCTGGCCAGGCCTAGACAGGTAATTCCACCTGCTCACCCAGGCAGCAGGGGAGAACACAGCTTGCTTTCTTTTCGTTGCCAGGGTTAATATAGATTGTAGGGTACAGAGATGTTGACATAGATGGTGGCTTCTTTTTCTTGTAATTAACAAGTAAGAATGATGTATATTGATCacgtacaatatgatgttttgaaatatgtttacCTAGTGGGATGGCTCAGTTAAGCTGATTCCCgcatgcattacctcacatacttattctTGTAGTGGAAGGGTCggttttggttttggtgttttgttttgttttgcttttagtgacagagtcttgctctgccacccaggctgcagtgcagtggctcaatcataggtcattgcagcctcaaactcctaggcccaagcgatcctcccccctcagcttttcaagtagctgggacttcaggcacctgccagcacacccaactaatattttaatattttggtagagacggggtctcactttgttgcccaggctggtctcaaactcctggactcaaggaattCCTTTGCCTctggctcctaaagtgctgggattacaggcatgagccactgagcccagctgatGAGTTATTTGTAAAGGTtctttgaaaaaagaagaaaaatgggggCTGATGGAACCTATGTCCTCATTTGTAAGGCTGTGCCCAGGGAGCAGCACTGCTGGCTGTGGCCTGTTTGGGCGCCAGCCTTCAGGCCTGTCCATTCTGAAGGTTAGTTTTGACTGTTAGAAAACACATCCTCCCTCtgtgtgttttgtgtttgttgcTGTAAAAACACCAAACATGAAgaggttgtttctttttctttttttcccccttttctttttggattttttaagaATACGTATCCAAGTTTACTGAATCAAAGACCTGAGCTTATTTCTTCTAATCTGAAAAGGCTTTGAAAGTGCTTGATATTTGCCTTGTCAGGGCAAAAGGAAGGTGCCACTGTGCTTGGGTCCCCATAACCCCTTCAAATCTGGAAGAGCCAGGTGTAATTTAGGCCTGTAGAGTGACACaagctgggggggggggggcagggcGGTTTCCATGGTTACTAATGGCCGTGTCATCCCCATAATGGGACATGCCACTGAAGCCCTTGGTGTTCTGCT contains these protein-coding regions:
- the ZHX2 gene encoding zinc fingers and homeoboxes protein 2, yielding MASKRKSTTPCMVRTSQVVEQDVPEEVDRAKEKGIGTPQPDVAKDSWAAELENSSKENEVIEVKSMGESQSKKLQGGYECKYCPYSTQNLNEFTEHVDMQHPNVILNPLYVCAECNFTTKKYDSLSDHNSKFHPGEANFKLKLIKRNNQTVLEQSIEATNHVVSITTSGPGTGDSDSGISVSKTPIMKPGKPKADAKKVPKKPEEITPENHVEGTARLVTDTAEILSRLGGVELLQDTLGHVMPSVQLPPNINLVPKVPVPLNTTKYNSALDTNATMINSFNKFPYPTQAELSWLTAASKHPEEHIRIWFATQRLKHGISWSPEEVEEARKKMFNGTIQSVPPTITVLPAQLAPTKVTQPILQTALPCQILGQTSLVLTQVTSGSTTVSCSPITLAVAGVTNHGQKRPLVTPQAAPEPKRPHIAQVPEPPPKVANPPLTPASDRKKTKEQIAHLKASFLQSQFPDDAEVYRLIEVTGLARSEIKKWFSDHRYRCQRGIVHITSESLAKEQLAIAASRHGRTYHAYPDFAPQKFKEKTQGQVKILEDSFLKSSFPTQAELDRLRVETKLSRREIDSWFSERRKLRDSMEQAVLDSMGSGKKGQDVGAPNGALSRLDQLSGAQLTSSLPSPSPAIAKSQEQVHLLRSTFARTQWPTPQEYDQLAAKTGLVRTEIVRWFKENRCLLKTGTVKWMEQYQHQPVADDHGYDAVARKATKPMAESPKNGGDVVPQYYKDPKKLCEEDLEKLVPRVKVGSEPAKDCLPAKPSEATSDPSEGSSRDGQGSDENEESSVVDYVEVTVGEEDAISDRSDSWSQAAAEGVAELAESDSDCVPAEAGQA